GTGCCCGCCGGAAAGCCCGCGAAGAGCGCGTCGAGCGCGTCCTTGCCCGCCGCCATCTGCCCGACCACGTTCGACACGATATGCATGACGTGGCTGTAGAATTCGACGGTATAGCTGTCCGTCACGGTGACGCTGCCCGCCGCCGCGACCCGGCCCACATCGTTGCGGCCCAGATCCAGCAGCATCAGATGCTCCGCCCGTTCCTTGGGATCGGCGAGCAGGCTTTCGCGATTGGCCGCATCTTCGACCGCATTCCGGCCGCGCGGGCGCGTGCCCGCGATGGGGCGGATGGTGACTTCGCCGTCCCGCGCCCGGACCAGTATTTCCGGGCTGGACCCGATGATCGCGAAGCCCGGCAGGTCCAGATAATAGAGGAAGGGCGAAGGATTGATCCGCCGCAACGCCCGGTAAAGCGCGATCGGGGGCAGAGTGAAGGGGCTGGTGAACCGCTGCGCCAGCACCACCTGGAAGATGTCGCCCGCGACGATATAGTCCTTCGCCCTGGCGACCATCCCGGCATAATGCTCCGGCGTCATCACCGGCGCCAGCGCGATGTCGGCCACCTCGCCGGACGCACTCTGTGGCGGGATCGGCCCGGCGAGCCGTGCGGCCACCGCGTCGATCCGGTCGAGCGCTTCGATGATCGCGCGATCGGGATCGCCGGCATTTTCCTTCCACACCGGCGCAACCAGATAGAGCGCATCGGCCAGCCGGTCGAACACCATCACCACCGTCGGCCGCACGAACAGCATGTCGGGAATGGCGATGGGATTGGGGGCAGGGCGGGGCAGCTTTTCCACCAGCCCGATCGTCTCATAACCGAAATAGCCGACGAGGCAGGCGAGCGCGGGCGGCAGCGCCGGGTCCATCTCCGCCCGGCATTCCGCCACCAGATCGCGCAGCGCGTCGAGCGCGCCCTTTTCCTGCGTGACAAAGGCGTTCCGGTCGGTCGCCCATTGCCGGTTGATCTGCGCCTCTTGGCCTTGCGCCCGGAAAACGAGGTCAGGGGCAAGGCCGATCAGGCTGTATCGGCCCCGCACCGCGCCGCCTTCGACCGATTCCAGCAGGAAGTCGCCCCGGTCCGCCTCGAACAGCTTCAATGCGGCGGAGATCGGCGTGTCGGTGTCGGCGATCTGCCGCCGCCACACCAGAGCGGACCTGCCCTGCGCCAGCGCCTCTCGCGCGGTCGCGATGCCGTCCATCCCTGCCGATCCCGCCCCTGCCGCCATGCTATTGCGCGCCGCTGTTGGTCGCGGTCAAAGCGCGCTGCACGTTCGCGACGGCATTGGCGTTGCGCCTGACGCCCATTTCCTTCTCCAGGGCGCGTTCGAACTGCTGGCCATATTCCTCGCCCACGACATTGCCCAGCTGGTCGCGCACCTGGCCCAGCAATTCCGGCTGATCCTTCGCGTCGCCGCTCTTGATCGCGTTCAGCTGCACGACGAAATAGCCGCGATCCTGCCCGATGGGCAGCGTCTTCACGCTCCCCTGCGCCATGGAAAAGAGGATGGCGACTTCGGCCGGGGGGCGCTGCTCCCCGCGCATGATGTCGGCGCGGCGGCCGCCCAGCACCTGCGGCGCGGGCAGCTTCACGCCCGCCTGGGCGATGGCGTCGGCCAGTTTCGCGCCCTTGGCGACCTTGGCCTGGATGTCCTCCGCCAGCTTCTTCGCCTTCTGATTGCCCTGATGGAGCTTGTACTGGATGGCCACCAGCGCCTTGACCTTGGCGAGCGGCGGCGGCGCGGCGGCGACGA
This genomic window from Sphingobium cloacae contains:
- the trpE gene encoding anthranilate synthase component I, with amino-acid sequence MDGIATAREALAQGRSALVWRRQIADTDTPISAALKLFEADRGDFLLESVEGGAVRGRYSLIGLAPDLVFRAQGQEAQINRQWATDRNAFVTQEKGALDALRDLVAECRAEMDPALPPALACLVGYFGYETIGLVEKLPRPAPNPIAIPDMLFVRPTVVMVFDRLADALYLVAPVWKENAGDPDRAIIEALDRIDAVAARLAGPIPPQSASGEVADIALAPVMTPEHYAGMVARAKDYIVAGDIFQVVLAQRFTSPFTLPPIALYRALRRINPSPFLYYLDLPGFAIIGSSPEILVRARDGEVTIRPIAGTRPRGRNAVEDAANRESLLADPKERAEHLMLLDLGRNDVGRVAAAGSVTVTDSYTVEFYSHVMHIVSNVVGQMAAGKDALDALFAGFPAGTVSGAPKVRACEIIAELEPETRGAYAGCVGYFAPDGNMDSCIVLRTALLKDGVMHVQAGAGIVADSDPAYEQRECEAKSGALFAAAREAVSIARESRFGQ